Proteins encoded in a region of the Paenibacillus thermoaerophilus genome:
- a CDS encoding IclR family transcriptional regulator — MEDGKPTVRAVERALDLLLCFTEASELTLTELSAKVGLHKSTSYRLLASLEGKGFLQRDPATDKYRLGYRVWELSSNLSRDDDPGILLLPEMERLRDIVGETISLYVRDDLERVRIQAVQSNQAVRRVAPVGARLPLNVGASSKVLIAFEEEAVREKLLSELDWSHTDRDAFVRQLEEIRRIGYATSMEEREPGAAAVAAPIFNRGRRLVAALSVSGPVSRFFPDQVAGHAQAIMEAAKRMSMMLR; from the coding sequence ATGGAAGATGGAAAACCGACCGTACGCGCCGTCGAACGGGCGCTTGATCTGCTGCTGTGCTTTACGGAAGCCAGCGAATTAACGTTGACGGAGCTGTCCGCCAAGGTCGGCTTGCACAAGAGCACGTCGTATCGGCTGCTCGCCTCGCTGGAGGGCAAGGGCTTCCTCCAGCGCGATCCGGCGACCGACAAATACCGGCTGGGCTACCGCGTCTGGGAGCTGTCGTCGAATCTGTCGAGGGACGACGACCCCGGCATTTTGCTGCTTCCCGAGATGGAACGACTCCGCGATATCGTCGGGGAGACGATCAGCTTGTACGTGCGCGACGATCTGGAGCGCGTCCGCATTCAGGCGGTGCAGAGCAATCAGGCCGTTCGCCGGGTCGCCCCGGTGGGGGCACGGCTGCCGCTTAACGTCGGCGCTTCGAGTAAAGTGCTGATCGCCTTCGAAGAGGAAGCGGTCCGGGAGAAGCTGCTGTCCGAGCTCGATTGGAGCCATACGGACCGGGACGCCTTCGTCCGCCAATTGGAGGAAATCCGCCGCATCGGCTATGCGACCAGCATGGAGGAACGAGAACCGGGAGCGGCCGCGGTGGCGGCGCCAATCTTCAACCGGGGCCGCCGGCTTGTGGCGGCGTTGTCCGTGTCGGGGCCGGTCAGCCGGTTTTTCCCCGATCAGGTGGCCGGGCACGCGCAAGCGATCATGGAGGCGGCCAAACGCATGAGCATGATGCTCCGCTGA
- a CDS encoding LLM class flavin-dependent oxidoreductase, producing MNLPLSILDLVPIGSGYSSAESYRMAVRLAQQAERLGYSRVWYAEHHGMPGVASTTPAVLIAHVAAQTSRIRLGSGGVMLPNHSSLAVAESFRMLEALYPDRIDLGIGRAPGTDPATARALRGANSAYGAERFPEQINELIAFAEGIHPVKATPEDVAVPPIWLLGSSDYSAKLAARLGLGFSFAAHFSPNGASEPMRAYREGFQPSAYLSKPYAILTVSAVCAETDEQADRLASSMDLQWVKLQRGEHGPLPSPEEAMSYDYSPIERMHVQAYRALSFIGTPDKVLAGIAKLAEETKADEVMISTMVHGHEERLRSFELIAEALGLPRGRQ from the coding sequence ATGAACCTGCCGCTCTCCATCCTCGACCTCGTTCCGATCGGCTCCGGCTATTCCAGCGCGGAGTCTTACCGCATGGCGGTCCGCTTGGCGCAGCAGGCCGAACGGCTCGGCTATTCACGCGTCTGGTATGCGGAGCACCACGGCATGCCGGGGGTCGCCAGCACGACGCCGGCCGTGCTGATCGCCCATGTCGCCGCCCAGACGTCGCGCATCCGTCTCGGCTCCGGCGGCGTGATGCTGCCGAACCATTCTTCGCTGGCCGTTGCGGAATCCTTCCGCATGCTGGAGGCGCTCTATCCCGACCGGATCGATCTCGGCATCGGCCGCGCGCCGGGAACGGACCCCGCCACGGCCCGGGCGCTCCGAGGCGCCAACTCCGCCTACGGAGCGGAGCGTTTTCCCGAACAGATCAACGAACTGATCGCGTTCGCGGAAGGCATCCATCCGGTGAAGGCCACGCCCGAGGACGTCGCCGTCCCTCCGATCTGGCTGCTCGGCTCCAGCGATTACAGCGCCAAGCTGGCGGCGCGGCTCGGCTTGGGCTTCTCATTCGCCGCCCACTTCAGCCCGAACGGCGCGTCCGAGCCCATGCGCGCCTATCGCGAAGGCTTCCAGCCTTCGGCTTATCTGAGCAAGCCGTATGCCATTCTCACCGTGTCGGCGGTTTGCGCGGAGACGGACGAGCAGGCCGACCGCCTCGCCAGCTCGATGGATCTCCAATGGGTGAAGCTTCAGCGCGGCGAGCACGGACCGTTGCCGTCTCCGGAGGAAGCGATGTCCTACGATTACTCGCCGATCGAGCGCATGCACGTGCAGGCTTACCGCGCGCTCAGCTTTATCGGCACGCCGGACAAGGTTCTGGCGGGCATCGCCAAGCTGGCGGAAGAGACGAAGGCCGACGAGGTGATGATCTCGACGATGGTGCACGGGCACGAAGAGCGGCTCCGCTCGTTCGAACTGATCGCCGAGGCTCTGGGGCTGCCGCGCGGCAGACAATAA
- a CDS encoding alpha/beta hydrolase, which yields MWIAVVLVALVAAPAIGFHAYVAWILARPDPIPLSSNPMAAHGLAYEDVTFPAVGYPSRLEGWYVPAGNSKRTIVFSHGYGANREEYWVPMLDLTKAVHQLGYNALLFDYGYVYNEKQPVTAGVIETRELLGAIQFAKEKGAEEIFVWGFSMGAGIALQAALQTDDLSGMLLDSTFLLTADTLYHNLRQYVNLPRFPSVYLIKWFFPMLNGVSLQEIPTERVLSTTYDIPIYMMHGKLDDKAPFELAEKLAANQSSHEASGLWLVPDGYHELLFRYHKKEYMSRVVQFLNAVSGDTRPVRAPSGVISAEAEGSAEPA from the coding sequence ATGTGGATCGCAGTAGTCCTCGTGGCGCTTGTTGCGGCCCCCGCTATCGGATTCCACGCTTACGTCGCCTGGATACTGGCGCGGCCCGACCCGATCCCGCTGTCCTCCAATCCGATGGCCGCTCACGGGCTGGCCTACGAAGACGTCACGTTTCCTGCCGTCGGCTACCCCTCCAGGCTTGAAGGCTGGTATGTCCCTGCCGGCAACAGCAAACGGACGATCGTATTCTCGCACGGCTACGGCGCCAACCGCGAGGAGTATTGGGTGCCGATGCTCGATCTGACCAAGGCTGTCCACCAATTGGGGTACAACGCGCTGTTGTTCGATTACGGCTACGTCTACAACGAGAAGCAGCCCGTAACGGCGGGCGTGATCGAGACGCGCGAGCTGCTTGGGGCGATCCAATTCGCCAAGGAGAAGGGAGCCGAGGAGATATTCGTGTGGGGATTCTCGATGGGCGCGGGCATCGCGCTGCAGGCCGCATTGCAGACCGACGATTTGTCGGGCATGCTGCTGGACAGCACCTTCCTGCTGACCGCCGACACGCTGTACCACAATCTGCGCCAGTACGTCAACCTGCCCCGTTTCCCGTCCGTGTACCTGATCAAATGGTTTTTCCCGATGCTGAACGGGGTCAGCCTGCAGGAAATTCCGACGGAGCGGGTGCTCTCCACCACTTACGATATTCCGATCTACATGATGCACGGCAAGCTGGACGACAAAGCGCCGTTCGAGCTGGCGGAGAAGCTCGCAGCCAATCAGTCCTCCCATGAAGCCAGCGGCTTGTGGCTGGTGCCGGACGGCTATCACGAGCTGCTGTTCCGCTATCACAAAAAGGAGTATATGAGCCGCGTCGTCCAATTTCTCAACGCCGTATCCGGCGATACCCGGCCGGTGCGCGCGCCGTCCGGCGTCATCTCGGCGGAAGCGGAAGGTTCCGCGGAACCGGCGTGA